Part of the Spinacia oleracea cultivar Varoflay chromosome 5, BTI_SOV_V1, whole genome shotgun sequence genome, TGTGTCTTGCCATCACAGGTGTGGCAGCAAGAAGTATTTTTATGTATCTCTTGCAAAAGCCTAATTTAAGCAAAGATGTTTGTGTGTGACTGTATCTTTGCATAGATTTTGTCAGCCtggaagtatttttttttatgtatctCTTGCAAAAGCCTAATTTAAGCAAAGATGTTTGTGTGTGACTGTATCTTTGCATGAATTCTGTCAGCCTGTAAGCAGATGTGTCCTTTCAATTTTTTGTTAGTTCTTAAAATGTTTAAATTCCTTTTGCCCTAGTTTGATTATACTTCGCATATATTTGTCATGGTAGGTAGAAGTGGATGCACTATCTTCTTTCCCCCTTTTTTAGTTCTTATCATGGAAAGATATGTAATGTACTGTGTTGCTGCATAATTTTCTTGTTATATTTCCGTTTTGTCTGGCAAGGAAAAGGAGAACAGATAACTCTACATTTCTTTGCAAATGTTGCTTTCTATTTCAAATTCTTAAATGTGTGTATATTACCATGGCAGTCGTGTTTTCATTGGAGATATAGTGGTCTTGAAAGACCCTGAAAGCCCAAATGACTATCTAGTCAGAAGACTTGCTGCCACGGAAGGATATGAAATGGTCTCGAAGGATGAAAAAGAGGAGCCTTTTATTCTAGACAAGAACGAATGCTGGGTTCTTGCTGACAATGAAGCTTTGAAGCCAAAGGTACTGTCATTTGCCATTTCTTCATAACAAAATTTGTTGCTTTGCTCAAATACTTGCATTAGCTTTTAGCAGAACTGAGTTCGAACTTTTTACGCGTACTATCTAACTGTTTCAAAATTCACACAGATAGCCAACTATCATTTGGTTAAATACACAATTGTAAGTTTGTAACGCCATTTGAAACACAAAATTTGACAGATTATTCCAGTAATCATTGCACAATTTGTTTACTGCCTGTGCTTGTTCGTCCTGAGTTTCTCCTTTCAATGGACTCCCTTCTTCCCATATTATAATtcagacttttttttttggcacggagggtaagaataggggtcagagaaagagagagagagagagtaagaAGAGAGGGGGTGGGGGGTAGTGAATACAGTCTCTAATTACGAAAGGCAAGGTAAAGTTTATTCAAAGACAAGTGTGCAATTAATTTCTGACAGTTAGTATAGGATATTGTCCAATAATTAGAGTATGTAGGAAACGAATAATGATGTGGAAGCTTTCTCTTGGCCTTGTGGAAGTCAGGAGGGGCTTGAACCGGAGAGACTAGAGATTCTGGTGGTGCCTGCACTTCATTATTGGAAGgcttctctattttttttattatcatCCTTAATATTACCGTCTAGGGTCGGGCTTCGTGCTGAGCCCACAGGCCGTTGCCTGAACGGGACGCCCCACGCCAAGCCCCACTCTACATCGGGCCGGGCGGGTCAAATTTTTTAAAACAGGACCGAAGCCCGTGGGTCACCGTGCCGGACCTGGTCGGGCGGTCGTGCCAaagcctaattttactaaaatttgGCGTGCTTTGTCATTCCGTGCCTTGTCGTGCCTTTTCGAAAAAAACGCGCCATGGCCCACGACTTCATGCTCGTGCAGGACCGTGCTTACTTTTTTCATGCCGGTGCTGGGTCGGCCATTTTCGTGCGTATATGTTTACTTTTACTGCACGTTTGATCCATTTACCATATCTTCAGATGCTAAGCAGATTTCTGACGTTATATGATCCACTTTCTCCCACCCCATCCCAACCCCCTGAAGCAGGAAGCCAAGGACAGTCGAGCTTTTGGTCCAGTTAATATGTCAGACATTATTGGTAGAGTTATATATTGTTTGCGCAATGCTGTTGATCATGGTCCTGTGCAGAACAGGTAAGTAGTCTAAGCACATCAATTTGCTTCATTGTGTTTTGTTTAGGCTCcatttggtagggtgtaaaacgtttcGTTTCCCCCTTTTGAATCATTCTACATTGTTTGGTTTGGCAATAAATCAATTTTCCATAACTtgctcaaaggtggaaaaaccttttccatttgaaagggagggtaATCACTTTTCCATCTtccctccttacctccctctccccttttcccctcaatcttcacccattttcttttctctattaattttctttcaagtaaccaaacaaaggaaactaGTTTGGAGttgtgttttcccttttttcactgaaaacgttttacaccacaCCAAACAGAGCCTTATTGTAAAATTACGCAACTACAACTACCTTGACAACTAACTTAGTGATCTTACTGTTAAAATCTTTTCTCTGCAGTAATTTCAGCATCAAGAAGGACTCACCAGTGTTAGAAGTTGAGCTCGATGTTGATGAGATGGCTAAGAATCACAAAACTTGAATTGAAATCAGCTAATGATGCGTCAGAGCTCGTTGTTGGACTGGGTTATGCATAATCCACCCGCCAACCCACCCGCCTGATCATTCACGTGACCCGTAAAATTAGAGCCTTTACTGAATTGGTTTATATGTTCCCTTCGTAACGATCATTTCTTTGTGGCGAAAATTTATtcatttgtcaaaattttagtaAAGGAGAGAAGAAACTAAAATAATGAAGAGATGATGCAGAGTTGCTGATGAGTTTGGCACAGTTGGTTATGGTACACCTGCTGTTTTCTTCTTGAAAAATTTGAGAATGCCAGTATCAGATTTTGGATCTAAGCTGTAATCTTTATAATAATGTTTTGAAAATTTAAACACAGGGACTAACCATTCAATTTTCTGAGCTGGCATATGTTTTTTCAAACTATATCAATATTTGTACTATATAGTTGAAGATTCTTATGTGCACTGAGCATTTAAGGGTATCTTATTGGCTTATTGCCGATTAGCGTTCTAGGTAAGTTCCACTATATAGTAAATTTCACGTGGGGAGTTTCACTTACCTATGTGGACCTAGGTAAGCAACTTCTTTTATTTTGTGAGAACTAAGATGTAAAACTTCCTATGTTTTAATACTGCAATTCTCCACTTCTTAGGCATTTATACTTCACAAGTTCACATGATTATCCAAAACCCTCCTGAACTCGTGAATTCTCCTATCGATGGATTAGCGAAATTTAACGACTCTCATTTATAATGTCAGTAAGCGGTAAGTTGATTATTTTAGGAGTTACAAGTATAAAATTAGGAGTTTATGGAGTATAAGTTATATGCGGATTTTTTCACACAGTAGTTGAGTGTCGAGGTTCTACATTTTGTGAAAACATTAATAACGGAGCAATgataaaattaaaaacataaCTTATCCTATATAGAAGTAATCACTAAATCAAACTATATACTTTTGTTGATTTCATTTCAATTAAATCTTCGTCACAAAGCCACTATATCGTGTCGTGCCGTGTCGTTAGTGGGGAAAGCTATCGTGACGTGTCGTGTCGTGCCGTGCCCGTCAGTGGGGAATAATTTagatagttgaagtaaaagcaACTTCAACAATAAACGAAGTGGGAAATCTCAATTCTCAAGTGGATATTTGAGTCCACAAGAAAAAACCCCAAATAGCAAAACAAGTCGGATTACTTTCAGTGAAGCAGACCTCCTCCTCTGCGTATTACGGAGTATACAAATGCGAATAAACCGCCATTGAAAAACTCATTTGAAGGTCATGTCTCGAACCCTAAATATCATCTCCAACAACGTTCAAGGTACTTTCTTTAACCTAACAAGGACACATTTCTTCTCTGTGTGCCTGTTTTCAACTTCATTTGTTAATACTGTAAGCAATTTCACATTCTCCACTTGTAATTCTCTCTAAAATGTCCATGTTTGATAATTGAGCttcaattttgaattttgattgttgtttagtGGCGGTTTTTCTTCCTTCttctataaaaataaaaaataaaaaataaaaaataaaaaattgtccGTTTTTCTTCTGGGATAATTTGTCAATAGGTCAAGAATTTCGTTAATGGGGATGTGGGTTTTCA contains:
- the LOC110794309 gene encoding uncharacterized protein isoform X1, producing MVSVYTWCRYIAHKLEYSMAVSWKHYKGGRITEGQIGDTVWKNLFQGKVTFLHWNKGQEMAPTIGSEGGTLLVRKIPVPGPSRVFIGDIVVLKDPESPNDYLVRRLAATEGYEMVSKDEKEEPFILDKNECWVLADNEALKPKQEAKDSRAFGPVNMSDIIGRVIYCLRNAVDHGPVQNSNFSIKKDSPVLEVELDVDEMAKNHKT
- the LOC110794309 gene encoding mitochondrial inner membrane protease subunit 2 isoform X2; this translates as MVSVYTWCRYIAHKLEYSMAVSWKHYKGGRITEGQIGDTVWKNLFQGKVTFLHWNKGQEMAPTIGSEGGTLLVRKIPVPGPSRVFIGDIVVLKDPESPNDYLVRRLAATEGYEMVSKDEKEEPFILDKNECWVLADNEALKPKEAKDSRAFGPVNMSDIIGRVIYCLRNAVDHGPVQNSNFSIKKDSPVLEVELDVDEMAKNHKT